Proteins encoded in a region of the Nitrospira sp. genome:
- a CDS encoding glycosyl hydrolase family 28-related protein, with amino-acid sequence MSNAIAALNYATLDDAVATLGSTATTLTISTALSVAMNTTVPSTLTLEFTGSGSLVIPNGVTLTINGSIKAPLTTIFTIPGTGVLRLGPRCSAKLYPQWWGAKADGIADDQGAIQAALDIAANGHTNGASSIVFLPAGNYVISSRLKVPPGVSLIGQGLEGSVIIPTSCDAITMWGSDWAGGFALRNIIRGIQVDMVNASSNVAVNINTGYMIKIEDCMFWNCGAGGIVMASTATNCTIWHTTVTGLDAATGTGISISGSSSVNFFDVDVEAFQDGIHCTGGFTYGFFGLYMERNSSRGLVLDACQGCTIQGAVLNTPNGTSPNAIALINGTVKTVILGGTYSTQASPAPTIAIFDSGGSATNYVLKAFVNGGISAGVTVI; translated from the coding sequence ATGAGCAATGCGATAGCAGCCTTAAACTATGCGACTCTTGATGATGCGGTGGCAACACTTGGCTCAACCGCAACTACTCTTACAATTAGCACTGCCCTTTCGGTGGCGATGAACACCACAGTTCCATCTACTCTCACTCTTGAGTTTACGGGCAGCGGGTCGCTCGTGATTCCCAACGGAGTGACTCTCACGATCAACGGTTCAATCAAAGCCCCGCTCACCACTATCTTCACAATCCCTGGGACGGGTGTACTTAGGTTAGGGCCACGTTGTAGTGCAAAGTTATATCCGCAATGGTGGGGTGCGAAGGCAGACGGTATTGCAGACGACCAAGGCGCAATTCAAGCTGCATTGGATATAGCAGCAAATGGACATACGAATGGTGCCTCCTCAATAGTATTTCTCCCAGCCGGCAATTATGTGATTTCATCCCGCCTCAAAGTGCCTCCTGGAGTCTCATTAATTGGCCAAGGTTTAGAAGGCTCTGTTATTATTCCCACAAGCTGTGACGCCATTACGATGTGGGGATCTGACTGGGCAGGTGGATTCGCTCTTCGCAACATCATACGTGGCATCCAGGTCGATATGGTTAATGCTTCTAGTAACGTGGCTGTAAATATCAATACGGGCTATATGATCAAGATTGAAGACTGCATGTTTTGGAATTGCGGTGCTGGCGGTATCGTCATGGCCAGTACAGCAACAAACTGTACCATCTGGCACACAACGGTTACGGGGCTGGACGCCGCTACCGGTACAGGCATCAGCATATCAGGTTCAAGTAGTGTCAACTTCTTCGACGTAGATGTTGAGGCCTTTCAAGATGGGATACATTGTACGGGTGGATTCACGTATGGTTTTTTTGGCCTATATATGGAACGTAACAGTAGTCGCGGGCTTGTGCTGGACGCTTGCCAAGGGTGTACGATCCAGGGCGCGGTCCTCAACACTCCGAATGGAACTTCACCTAACGCGATTGCGCTTATTAATGGCACCGTCAAGACTGTCATCCTTGGGGGAACGTATTCGACACAAGCCTCTCCCGCACCAACGATCGCCATTTTTGATAGCGGTGGATCAGCAACTAATTACGTATTAAAGGCCTTTGTCAACGGAGGGATTTCTGCTGGTGTGACAGTGATATAA
- a CDS encoding glycosyl hydrolase family 28-related protein, with amino-acid sequence MRCILSVGFFLMGLLFLNLPVMAQCTSNCTFMGTTRFDDIITKGPWIDVRAFGAVGDGVIDDTSAIQAAIDHGETVHGIVYFPPGSYKITSRLIVKRNVDLVGTGVGFASVLLPYGTDAVTIFGSDMPGGSGFRNVIKGLLINMTNAGGSRAIAIDSAYTIKIQDLMVYNAGSGGGISIANAGHITVEDVSVYGLPTFSGTGVLVTEAEVNFYNPDIESFFHGLRINGAGVGTKSVHVHGGHFERNAAYGIRLEAGASYNTFTGVQIDGPASGYPIGFWESSHHNTFIGSRLRAQGSTSAYQDTATDRKNVLFNSQAQGAVTSGIQVQYP; translated from the coding sequence ATGAGATGCATTCTCTCTGTAGGTTTCTTCCTCATGGGGCTTTTATTCCTGAATTTGCCGGTGATGGCTCAGTGCACATCGAATTGTACTTTTATGGGAACTACGAGATTCGACGATATCATTACTAAGGGGCCATGGATCGATGTTAGAGCCTTTGGGGCTGTAGGAGATGGGGTTATCGATGACACTTCGGCAATTCAGGCCGCGATCGATCATGGCGAGACGGTTCACGGGATTGTCTATTTCCCGCCTGGTTCCTACAAAATTACGAGCCGTCTGATTGTCAAAAGGAATGTTGACTTAGTGGGAACAGGAGTCGGGTTTGCGTCGGTGCTTCTTCCTTATGGCACCGATGCAGTCACGATATTTGGGTCTGACATGCCTGGGGGGTCTGGGTTTCGGAATGTGATAAAAGGGCTTCTCATCAACATGACCAACGCTGGGGGATCTAGAGCCATTGCTATCGACTCAGCCTACACAATAAAGATTCAGGATCTCATGGTGTATAACGCAGGAAGCGGAGGCGGTATTTCGATCGCAAATGCGGGACATATTACAGTTGAGGATGTAAGCGTCTATGGTTTGCCAACATTCTCTGGAACAGGAGTTCTCGTTACGGAAGCAGAAGTAAATTTCTACAATCCTGACATCGAATCTTTCTTTCACGGTTTGCGGATAAACGGTGCTGGGGTAGGAACAAAAAGCGTGCATGTGCACGGAGGTCATTTCGAAAGAAACGCGGCGTACGGAATTCGTCTTGAAGCAGGGGCGAGCTACAACACATTTACTGGTGTGCAAATTGATGGTCCGGCATCGGGTTACCCAATAGGATTTTGGGAATCATCCCACCATAATACCTTCATTGGGAGCCGTCTGAGAGCTCAAGGATCAACCAGTGCCTACCAGGATACGGCTACGGACCGCAAGAATGTGCTGTTTAATTCACAAGCACAGGGTGCCGTTACCTCTGGTATACAAGTCCAATATCCGTGA